One window of Fusobacterium polymorphum genomic DNA carries:
- a CDS encoding cupin domain-containing protein produces MEIEELKNSIFDIGEKNDAYAQYFIGQSYLKALSTKQILIFNVTFEPGCRNNWHIHKANKGGGQILICVAGKGWYQEWGKEAQLLQPGDVVNIPADVKHWHGATKDSWFSHLAIDVPGENKSTEWCEPVVEDYEKL; encoded by the coding sequence ATGGAAATAGAAGAATTAAAAAATTCAATATTTGATATAGGAGAAAAAAATGATGCCTATGCACAATATTTCATTGGGCAAAGTTATTTAAAAGCATTATCAACAAAACAAATACTAATATTTAATGTAACATTTGAACCAGGTTGTCGTAATAATTGGCATATTCATAAAGCTAACAAAGGTGGAGGGCAAATATTGATTTGTGTTGCAGGTAAGGGTTGGTATCAAGAATGGGGAAAAGAAGCACAACTTCTTCAACCAGGAGATGTAGTAAATATTCCAGCTGATGTAAAACATTGGCATGGAGCTACAAAAGATAGCTGGTTTTCACATTTGGCTATTGATGTACCAGGAGAAAATAAATCTACTGAATGGTGTGAACCAGTGGTAGAAGATTATGAAAAACTTTAA
- a CDS encoding aldo/keto reductase: MKYVKLSNGVEMPILGFGVYQIPDLKECERVVSEAIEVGYRSIDTAQVYGNEEAVGNAIKKSGIDRKEFFITTKVWISNSGYEKAKASIDESLKKLQTDYIDLLLIHQPFGDYYGTYRAMEEYYKVGKLRAIGVSNFFPDRFVDFVHFVEIKPMVNQVETHVFNQQIISQKIMKEYGTQIESWGPFAEGKNNLFTNETLVEVGKKYNKTAAQVALRYLIQRDVVIIPKTVRKERMIQNFDVFNFELSEEDMKEILKLDKKESLFLSHYDPETVKLLVNHKI, translated from the coding sequence ATGAAATATGTTAAATTATCAAATGGAGTTGAAATGCCAATTTTAGGTTTTGGTGTATATCAAATACCTGATTTAAAAGAATGTGAAAGAGTAGTAAGTGAAGCAATAGAAGTGGGTTATCGTTCTATTGATACAGCACAAGTCTATGGAAATGAAGAAGCAGTTGGAAATGCTATTAAAAAAAGTGGAATAGATAGAAAAGAATTTTTCATTACAACAAAAGTTTGGATATCAAATTCGGGTTATGAAAAAGCAAAAGCCTCTATTGATGAATCTCTTAAAAAATTACAAACAGATTATATAGACTTATTATTGATACATCAACCATTTGGAGATTATTATGGAACATATAGAGCTATGGAAGAATATTATAAGGTTGGAAAATTGAGAGCAATAGGAGTAAGTAACTTCTTCCCAGATAGATTTGTAGACTTTGTACACTTTGTTGAAATTAAACCCATGGTAAATCAAGTTGAAACTCATGTATTCAATCAACAAATAATTTCACAAAAAATAATGAAAGAATATGGAACTCAAATAGAATCTTGGGGTCCGTTTGCAGAAGGAAAAAATAATCTTTTTACTAATGAAACATTGGTAGAAGTTGGAAAGAAATATAATAAAACAGCTGCACAAGTAGCTCTAAGATATTTAATTCAAAGAGATGTAGTTATTATTCCTAAGACAGTAAGAAAAGAAAGAATGATACAAAATTTTGATGTTTTTAATTTTGAATTAAGTGAAGAAGATATGAAAGAAATCTTAAAATTGGACAAAAAGGAAAGTCTTTTCTTATCACATTATGACCCTGAAACAGTAAAATTATTAGTTAATCATAAAATATAA
- a CDS encoding 1-deoxy-D-xylulose-5-phosphate synthase gives MYLEKINSPEDVKKLNIEEMKVLAEEIREAIIKRDAIHGGHFGPNLGMVEATIALHYVFDSPKDKFVFDVSHQTYPHKMLTGRRQAFTDEARYDDVTGYSNQHESEHDHFILGHTSTSISLALGLAKARDVKGEKGNVVAIIGDGSLSGGEALEGLDFAGELKTNFIIIVNDNDMSIAENHGGLYKNLKLLRETDGKAEINLFKAMGLDYIFVKDGNNIKELIEAFKKVKDINHPIVVHIHTQKGKGYKLAEENKEPWHYVMPFNIEDGKPLNVDDSEDYTDVTKEYLIKKMKEDKTVVTITAGTPGSFGFSKKERDELGSQFVDVGIAEQTAVAISSAMASKGAKPVFTVVSSFIQRAYDQLSQDLCINNNPATIVVSYGGAIGMTDVTHLGWFDIAMMGNIPNLVYLAPTTKEEYLAMLEWSIEQQEHPVAIRLPGGKMVSSGKKVTKDFSKLNTYEVSQKGKKVAIIGLGTFYQLGEKVAKLYEEKTGVKATVINPMYITGVDEKLLEELKKDHSIVITLEDGILDGGFGEKIARFYGNSDMKVLNYGLKKEFLDRHDIGKLLTKNRLKADLIVEDLLKF, from the coding sequence ATGTATTTAGAAAAAATTAATTCACCAGAGGATGTAAAAAAATTAAATATTGAAGAAATGAAAGTTTTAGCAGAAGAGATTAGAGAAGCAATAATAAAAAGAGATGCTATTCATGGTGGACACTTTGGACCAAATCTAGGTATGGTTGAAGCAACAATAGCTTTACACTATGTTTTTGATTCACCAAAGGATAAGTTTGTATTTGATGTTTCACATCAAACATATCCACATAAAATGTTAACAGGAAGAAGACAAGCATTTACAGATGAAGCTCGTTATGATGATGTTACAGGATATAGTAATCAACATGAAAGTGAGCATGATCATTTTATCTTAGGACATACTTCAACTTCAATAAGCTTAGCATTGGGACTTGCTAAAGCAAGAGATGTAAAAGGAGAAAAAGGTAATGTTGTTGCTATTATAGGAGATGGTTCACTAAGTGGTGGAGAAGCACTTGAAGGTCTAGATTTTGCAGGGGAATTGAAAACAAATTTTATTATTATAGTTAATGATAATGATATGTCAATAGCAGAAAATCATGGAGGACTTTATAAAAATTTAAAATTATTAAGGGAAACAGATGGGAAAGCAGAAATAAATTTATTTAAAGCTATGGGCTTAGATTATATTTTTGTTAAAGATGGTAATAATATTAAAGAATTAATAGAAGCATTTAAAAAAGTAAAGGATATAAATCACCCAATAGTAGTTCATATTCATACTCAAAAAGGTAAAGGATATAAGCTTGCTGAAGAAAATAAAGAACCTTGGCACTATGTAATGCCATTTAATATAGAAGATGGAAAGCCTTTAAATGTTGATGATAGTGAAGATTATACAGATGTAACAAAAGAATACTTAATAAAGAAAATGAAAGAAGATAAAACTGTTGTTACAATTACAGCAGGAACACCAGGAAGTTTTGGCTTTTCTAAAAAAGAAAGAGATGAGTTAGGTTCTCAATTTGTAGATGTGGGTATAGCAGAACAAACAGCAGTAGCTATATCTTCAGCTATGGCATCTAAAGGAGCTAAGCCAGTTTTCACAGTAGTGAGTTCATTTATCCAAAGAGCTTATGATCAATTATCACAAGATTTATGTATAAACAATAATCCTGCAACAATAGTTGTTTCTTATGGTGGAGCAATAGGAATGACAGATGTTACTCATCTTGGTTGGTTTGATATTGCTATGATGGGAAATATTCCTAATTTAGTTTATTTAGCTCCAACAACAAAAGAAGAATATCTTGCTATGCTTGAATGGAGTATAGAACAACAAGAACATCCAGTTGCAATTCGTTTACCTGGTGGGAAAATGGTGTCAAGTGGAAAGAAAGTTACAAAAGATTTTTCTAAACTAAATACATATGAAGTAAGTCAAAAAGGTAAAAAAGTTGCAATTATAGGATTGGGAACTTTCTATCAATTAGGAGAAAAAGTTGCAAAATTATATGAAGAAAAAACAGGAGTAAAAGCAACAGTTATAAATCCTATGTATATAACAGGAGTAGATGAAAAATTATTGGAAGAATTGAAAAAAGACCATAGTATAGTTATAACTCTTGAAGATGGAATTTTAGATGGTGGTTTTGGAGAAAAGATAGCTAGATTCTATGGAAATTCTGATATGAAAGTTTTAAATTATGGATTGAAAAAAGAGTTCTTAGATAGACATGATATAGGAAAATTATTAACTAAGAACAGATTGAAAGCTGATTTAATTGTTGAAGATTTATTAAAATTTTAA
- a CDS encoding MerR family transcriptional regulator, whose translation MTIKEISEQLGLTQDTLRYYEKVGMIPSVTRTEGGIRNYQEDDIAWVKLATCMRSAGLPVKVMIDYLNLYKQGNSTIQARCTLLKEQREKLLEQKKQIEETLEKLNYKIARYEIAVETGKLTWDKE comes from the coding sequence ATGACAATAAAAGAAATAAGTGAACAATTAGGATTGACACAAGATACACTTAGATATTATGAAAAAGTTGGAATGATACCCTCTGTTACAAGAACAGAAGGAGGAATTAGAAATTATCAAGAAGATGATATTGCTTGGGTAAAGTTAGCAACTTGTATGAGAAGTGCAGGTTTACCTGTGAAAGTAATGATAGATTATTTAAATCTATATAAACAAGGAAATTCAACAATTCAGGCAAGATGTACTCTTTTGAAAGAACAAAGAGAGAAACTATTGGAGCAAAAAAAACAAATAGAGGAAACTTTAGAAAAATTAAATTATAAGATTGCAAGATATGAAATTGCAGTTGAAACAGGAAAATTAACTTGGGATAAAGAGTAG
- a CDS encoding flavodoxin: protein MSKKLVVYFSHKGENYSKGKIVNLEKGNTEIAAEIISTITSADIFEIEADEKYPIKYDDCIEIAKKELRENSRPKLKDDIDIKEYDTIFVGYPNWWGTMPMPVWTFLEEKDFTNKKVLPFCTHEGSGLGKSESDIKKLTGGAEVLKGLAINGSEVNNSEKQIKKWLEDSLK from the coding sequence ATGAGTAAAAAATTAGTTGTATATTTCTCACATAAGGGAGAAAATTATTCAAAAGGAAAAATTGTAAATTTAGAAAAAGGTAACACAGAGATTGCTGCTGAAATAATTTCTACTATAACAAGTGCAGATATATTTGAAATAGAAGCTGATGAAAAGTACCCTATCAAATATGATGACTGTATTGAAATTGCAAAAAAAGAACTTAGAGAAAACTCAAGACCTAAATTGAAAGATGATATAGATATTAAAGAATATGACACAATATTTGTGGGTTATCCAAATTGGTGGGGAACTATGCCTATGCCAGTATGGACTTTCCTTGAAGAAAAAGATTTTACTAATAAAAAAGTTTTACCATTCTGTACACATGAAGGAAGTGGTTTAGGAAAAAGTGAAAGTGATATAAAAAAATTGACAGGTGGTGCAGAAGTACTAAAAGGCTTAGCAATAAATGGTTCAGAAGTCAATAATTCAGAAAAACAAATAAAAAAATGGTTGGAGGATAGTCTAAAATGA
- a CDS encoding type II toxin-antitoxin system RelB/DinJ family antitoxin, whose product MKTITTEKEKTNINFRLDKNLKEELDLLCDEIGITVTTAFTIFAKKFVRERRLPFTVDADPFYSQKNLTRLKKSIEQLENKGGTIHEITEVLDD is encoded by the coding sequence ATGAAAACTATAACTACTGAAAAAGAAAAAACTAATATTAATTTTAGACTTGATAAAAATTTAAAAGAAGAACTAGATCTTCTTTGTGATGAAATTGGTATTACTGTAACCACTGCTTTTACAATTTTTGCTAAAAAATTTGTTAGAGAAAGAAGACTTCCTTTCACAGTTGATGCTGATCCATTTTATAGTCAAAAAAATTTAACAAGATTAAAAAAATCAATAGAACAATTAGAAAATAAAGGTGGGACTATCCATGAAATTACAGAGGTTTTAGATGATTAA
- a CDS encoding Txe/YoeB family addiction module toxin → MIKEWSDEAWEEFLEQVKKDRNFLKRIEKILKDIERNGYIGIGKPEPLKYGFSGYWSRRIDSYNRIVYKIENNVLKIAQCGLHYDE, encoded by the coding sequence ATGATTAAAGAATGGTCAGATGAAGCTTGGGAAGAATTTTTAGAACAAGTAAAAAAAGATAGAAATTTTTTAAAGAGAATAGAAAAAATTTTAAAAGATATTGAAAGAAATGGATATATTGGAATAGGAAAGCCTGAACCTTTAAAATATGGATTTTCTGGTTATTGGAGTAGGAGAATTGACAGTTATAATAGGATTGTCTATAAGATTGAAAATAATGTATTGAAAATAGCTCAATGTGGATTGCATTATGATGAATAA
- a CDS encoding lipoprotein yields the protein MKKILFLLLMIFSLAGCSDLREWHPNGILQKDAVIKKKLSSDTDNMTDSKYNLEEKVEKNF from the coding sequence ATGAAAAAAATTCTATTTCTATTATTAATGATATTTTCTTTGGCAGGGTGTAGTGATTTAAGAGAGTGGCATCCAAATGGAATTCTACAAAAAGATGCTGTTATTAAGAAGAAATTAAGTAGTGATACAGATAATATGACTGATAGTAAATATAATTTAGAAGAAAAGGTTGAAAAAAATTTTTAA
- a CDS encoding flavin reductase family protein, which translates to MKKRNLKGSVVLNPVPVVLVTCKNSEGKDNVFTVAWVGTVCSKPPMLSISIRPERLSYDYIKETMEFTINLPTRKQTKEVDFCGVRSGRQLDKIKESGFTLQEGEKVKSSYIKECPVNIECKVKDIIKLGSHDMFIAEVLCSHIDEDLFDEKDKIHFEKANLISYSHGEYFSLSKEAIGKFGYSVMKKKKRVKGGKK; encoded by the coding sequence ATGAAAAAAAGAAATTTAAAGGGAAGTGTGGTTTTAAATCCAGTTCCAGTAGTATTAGTAACTTGTAAAAATTCAGAAGGGAAAGATAATGTTTTCACTGTCGCTTGGGTAGGAACAGTTTGCTCAAAACCACCAATGTTGTCTATTTCTATAAGACCTGAAAGACTATCTTATGACTATATAAAAGAAACTATGGAATTTACAATAAATTTACCAACTAGGAAGCAAACAAAAGAGGTTGATTTCTGTGGAGTTCGTTCAGGTAGACAGCTGGATAAAATAAAAGAGAGTGGCTTCACTTTACAAGAGGGAGAAAAAGTAAAATCTTCATATATAAAAGAATGCCCTGTAAATATAGAATGTAAGGTTAAAGATATTATAAAACTAGGAAGTCATGATATGTTTATAGCAGAAGTTTTATGCTCTCATATAGACGAAGATTTATTTGATGAAAAAGATAAAATTCATTTTGAAAAAGCTAATTTAATTTCTTATTCACATGGAGAATATTTTTCATTATCTAAAGAAGCAATAGGAAAATTTGGGTATTCTGTAATGAAAAAAAAGAAGAGAGTTAAAGGTGGGAAAAAATGA
- a CDS encoding MATE family efflux transporter — protein sequence MFKKTIFKTIFKYAIPNVISMWIFTLYTMIDGVFISRFVGSTALAGVNLALPLINFIFSISIMIGVGSSTLIAIKFGENKYDEGNRIFTLATFLNLFLGIFISAIILFNIDRVINILGANKSQEVYKYVKEYLTIIVFFSVFYMSGYAFEIYIKIDGEPSYPAICVLVGGFTNLILDYVFVVIFHYGVTGAAIATGISQVISCTMLFLYIVLKAKYIKFKKLTKISFDKISKIFKTGFSEFLTEISSGILILIYNLVILKKIGVLGVSIFGTVSYITSFITMTMIGFSQGIQPVISYNLGKKNHKNLKDILKISILFLGVLGIFCSFFISLFSEYIGKIFFREQDMILYVKRVLRIYSLYYVVVGINIFVSAYFTAIKKVIYSALITFPRGILFNSILLLILPNIFGNKVIWMVSFLSEVLTIFICIYLLKKIKREGILS from the coding sequence ATGTTTAAGAAAACAATTTTTAAAACAATATTCAAATATGCAATTCCCAATGTTATTTCTATGTGGATATTCACACTTTACACTATGATAGATGGAGTATTTATAAGTAGATTTGTGGGTTCAACTGCTCTTGCAGGAGTAAACTTAGCTCTACCACTTATAAATTTTATTTTTTCGATTTCTATAATGATAGGAGTTGGTAGCTCTACTTTGATTGCAATAAAATTTGGTGAGAATAAATATGATGAAGGAAATAGAATTTTTACTCTTGCCACCTTTTTAAATCTATTTTTAGGAATATTTATTTCAGCTATAATACTCTTTAATATTGATAGAGTTATAAATATTTTAGGTGCTAACAAAAGTCAAGAAGTATATAAATATGTAAAGGAATATCTCACGATAATAGTCTTTTTTAGCGTATTCTATATGTCAGGTTATGCCTTTGAGATATATATAAAAATTGATGGGGAACCAAGTTATCCAGCTATCTGTGTTTTAGTTGGAGGCTTTACAAATTTAATATTGGATTATGTTTTTGTTGTTATTTTTCATTATGGAGTAACAGGTGCGGCAATAGCAACAGGAATATCACAAGTAATAAGTTGTACTATGCTCTTTTTATATATTGTTTTAAAAGCTAAATATATAAAATTTAAGAAACTAACAAAGATTAGTTTTGATAAAATATCTAAAATTTTTAAAACAGGATTTTCAGAATTTTTAACAGAAATATCATCAGGAATTTTAATACTTATTTATAATCTTGTGATATTAAAGAAAATAGGAGTGTTAGGAGTTTCAATATTTGGAACAGTTAGTTACATAACTTCATTCATTACAATGACTATGATAGGTTTTAGCCAAGGGATACAACCTGTAATAAGCTATAATTTAGGTAAGAAAAATCATAAAAATCTAAAAGATATTTTAAAAATATCTATTCTCTTCTTGGGAGTTTTAGGAATTTTTTGCTCTTTTTTTATCAGTTTATTTTCAGAATATATTGGCAAAATATTTTTTAGAGAACAGGATATGATTTTGTATGTAAAAAGAGTTTTAAGAATATATAGTTTATACTATGTAGTAGTTGGAATAAATATTTTTGTTTCAGCATATTTTACTGCAATAAAAAAGGTTATTTATTCAGCACTTATAACTTTTCCAAGAGGTATATTATTTAACAGTATTTTATTATTAATTTTACCAAATATCTTTGGAAATAAAGTGATATGGATGGTTAGTTTTTTAAGTGAAGTTTTAACTATTTTTATCTGTATATATTTACTAAAAAAAATAAAAAGAGAAGGAATTTTGAGTTGA
- a CDS encoding flotillin family protein encodes MFSSNLFVIGLIAIGVIFIVCFFSYVRVPVNKIAFISGIGKNRVAKGKLVIYLRFFERVDYLDLSVFSVDVNTAVAVPTNDFINIKVDAVVNLQVDETAGILEIAAKNFLNRKSSDIAISVKDVLEGNLREIVGQMQLKEIVQNRKNFNEKVQENVAPDLREMGLKVISFNVQNFQEDKQVIENLGAENISKISKEASIARAEADKEIEIAKANANKEAMDIKLKTEQDIAEKENALAIKKAELKVKADTEKAKADVTYELEKERKRKEIEEVTGLSNLVREQKAIETNKAKYEAETIVPKQADAEARKVEKTKEAEAKKIEEQQAAEAKLYKEQREAEAIKLRALAEAEAIREKALAEAEATRQKGLAEAESKKALLLAEAEGVREKGLAEAEALDKKAEAMAKYGDAAKLEMYYNALPLVAKNLAEPLSKIGNITMYGEGNTTKFMSEMTQNLDKVLKAATDGLGIDAKALLTSYLGGKIAQNKNQNPKDEVIETEEK; translated from the coding sequence ATGTTTTCATCAAATCTTTTTGTAATAGGTCTAATTGCAATAGGGGTTATTTTTATTGTTTGCTTTTTTTCCTATGTAAGAGTTCCTGTAAACAAAATAGCTTTTATTTCAGGAATTGGTAAAAATAGAGTTGCAAAGGGAAAATTAGTAATTTATTTAAGGTTTTTTGAAAGAGTTGACTATTTAGATTTATCGGTTTTTTCAGTGGATGTAAATACAGCAGTTGCAGTTCCTACAAATGACTTCATTAATATTAAAGTAGATGCAGTTGTTAATCTTCAAGTAGATGAAACAGCAGGCATTTTAGAAATTGCTGCAAAAAACTTCTTAAATAGAAAAAGTTCTGATATTGCTATATCAGTTAAAGATGTCTTAGAAGGTAATTTAAGAGAGATTGTTGGACAAATGCAATTAAAAGAAATTGTACAAAACAGAAAAAACTTCAATGAAAAAGTACAAGAAAATGTTGCTCCTGATTTAAGAGAAATGGGATTAAAAGTTATTTCTTTCAATGTTCAAAACTTCCAAGAAGATAAACAAGTTATTGAAAACTTAGGAGCTGAAAATATTTCAAAAATATCTAAGGAAGCATCAATAGCTAGAGCAGAAGCTGATAAAGAAATTGAAATAGCTAAGGCTAATGCAAATAAAGAAGCTATGGATATTAAATTAAAAACTGAACAAGATATAGCAGAAAAAGAAAATGCACTTGCTATTAAAAAAGCTGAATTAAAAGTTAAAGCTGATACTGAAAAAGCAAAAGCTGATGTTACTTATGAGCTTGAAAAAGAAAGAAAGAGAAAAGAAATAGAAGAAGTAACAGGGTTATCAAATTTAGTTCGTGAACAAAAAGCAATAGAAACAAATAAGGCTAAATATGAAGCTGAAACAATAGTTCCAAAACAAGCAGATGCAGAAGCTAGAAAGGTTGAAAAAACTAAGGAAGCTGAAGCTAAGAAAATTGAAGAACAACAAGCAGCTGAGGCTAAATTATATAAAGAACAAAGAGAAGCTGAAGCAATTAAATTAAGAGCATTGGCTGAAGCTGAAGCAATAAGAGAAAAAGCACTTGCTGAGGCTGAAGCTACAAGACAAAAAGGTTTGGCTGAGGCTGAAAGTAAAAAAGCTCTGTTACTTGCTGAAGCTGAAGGAGTTAGAGAAAAAGGACTTGCTGAAGCTGAAGCACTTGATAAGAAAGCTGAAGCTATGGCAAAATATGGAGATGCTGCAAAACTTGAAATGTACTATAATGCTTTACCATTGGTTGCTAAAAACTTAGCAGAACCACTATCTAAAATTGGTAATATCACTATGTATGGTGAAGGAAATACTACTAAGTTTATGTCTGAAATGACTCAAAACTTAGATAAAGTTTTAAAAGCTGCAACAGATGGATTAGGAATAGATGCAAAAGCATTATTAACTTCTTATCTAGGTGGTAAAATTGCACAAAATAAGAATCAAAATCCAAAAGATGAAGTAATTGAAACTGAAGAAAAATAA